Within the Salmo salar chromosome ssa12, Ssal_v3.1, whole genome shotgun sequence genome, the region CATGCAACGTTCGGTGCCAATccgccatccccatccacaaaactgaaacctacttgaaggttacagcgctcactgttgcccctagtggcaggtttccacgtcatctcccgacgtcctcagacatggatggacgtcgaatactgacttgtatcacgggtgacctgcctGGTACCATGATGACTCACTCCTTCTCTTGTTCTCCCACAGAGGAGCGATTGCATTGATCTGAGGCGCTGATGGCCAGATGAAGTTTATGGTCTCCCTCGTTCCCCCAGCCCcagtcaactgtgtgtgtgtgtgtgtgtgagggtgcgtgcgtgcgtgtgtgtggtttaTGGCGTCCTTCGCTCCGCAGCCACAGCCCACGGCCTGATTGTCATTGCCCCGTCCACCgccaacagagaggagagaaagactcATCACCATGACCCCGGAAAGataaaacatgtttatttttcAGAACatccctcacagagagagagggaggacgaggagggagggagagagggagagagagggagaaagataaagagaacaggggtgaaacagggagagagagaccctgagagAGATATATTGAGATAGCGATAGAGAGAGAAGTTGAGAGAGATAGaaacggagaaagagagagaatgtttcCTCAAAACAGATGCCATTGCCTGACAAGCTGACTAGTCATGATTGCCTTAGtcattcctctctctgttcaCGTAGTTCGTTGTAGAGGTATTTTAGAACATATGCCGCTATCACGCTATGGAGCTGCTGGGGCTTATCCAGAGTTTGTCCCTACTGAAGCATATCCAATACACTCCAACTAAGTCATTTAAGTTCATCATTTACACTGTAAGGAAAACATTATGCGTGACACAGTGTGCCAACTGCATGTGCGCAACATGCTGACGCTAGCAGGAAATTAGCCATCAACACGCTACACTGACCTTGTGTGACTGTGATTGTTTCTTGCATTGGCCTCTGAGCCATCCACTCTTGACAGCATTTGTTTCACTCTCTAAAATACATATCTGGCAACATCTCTGAATGTTCTGAGCAGGGTTGTTAAGTTGGGACCTGCATAACAAGGTAAAAAGGCATAGCTCCGATGCAGGATGGTCTGATCTGATGCAGGGCGGGCTGTTTCATAACAGGGCTTTTACATGGCGTGCCACTGTGTGAGCCTCTCGCTAGACCTTCCACTCGGCAGCATTGCAGGGGTATAAATCTTTGAAGGACTGCAGAGTGcgtcacacacacagaaccacccAGCCCAATCCGGCCCGGCCCACAGGCCGAGGCTGCAGGGAGAGAGGGGCTTACAGGGGGTCCATGGAGGCCCAAGGCCTGGGTGTTggaagggttgtgtgtgtgtgtgtgtgtgtgtgtgtgtgtgtgtgtgtgtgtgtgtgtgtgtgtgtgtgtgtgtgtgtgtgtgtgtgtgtgtgtgtgtgtgtgtgtgtgtgtgtgtgagaggtgggtAGAGGAAGAGATACAAAGGTCAACACAGCAGACAATCTATAAAGGTGTCTCTCTACCATGACCCTGGAGAGCAGACTACAGCCGTAACCAAACCGTCAAGGTGGTTGTGCCCTTATTGTCTCAGCATCACTTCTTTACACAGAGATGTTCAAACAGCTACAACAACTGTCATTCATTTTCCACCTGACAGATGGAGGGGGCGGGATATTCAAATGAAATGAACATCTTTTGTTCTTTATTCATGAATTTATGTGTGAATTGTTAAATGATTACTCTTACATTCCTACATTCCTACCTACTTCTTTCATCATCGACAAAATGAACCAGAGCTCTCTAATTGGAAAGTGAACTGCGAGAGTGAATGGGTCTAATAATGGAGTTATCTATTGCACATTCAACTTCTAATGAACAACCTAGGCTTTGATAGAATCATCAACACATGTAACGCTAGATGAATCACAAACGATGCTCACTTAAAGCTAAGAATAATTGATTCATCTAAACTGAGATCCTGCATATTTCTTAGATTCATTTACCTAGCACGACCAAGAGTGGAAAACCACTTTCCATCATACCACTGTTAATCTTGTGTCTGAATAAAATTAGAATCTCATTAGTAAATGTTTTCTTCATAGATGTATTAAACCTCGCTTGATTGGTCCATTACCACCATAATGACTGCATTACCGCTTAAAAATGACTACTTTATCGTAGGATCCACCCATTCGATGTACGATGTCATTTGGCTTGGTTGAAATCTCCCGTGACTGAGTGCACACAGGAAACATTACTGTAAAAGGTTGAGTTTGGGTCTAATGTGCTACAGTGCATCAGAAGTCAAATAGTTAGTGCACTCCACTGGGCacgcactggttgaatcaacgttgtttccacatcatttcaatgaaatcaCATTGAACCGACGTGGAATAGACGTGGAATTGTGCCCAGTTTGGTATGCTCGCTTATTCCACGAGGCAAGTCCTTTAAAAACCCCATCAGAAAGACACAACAAGTCCAGAGATACGGTCTTAATCACGTCTAGTTTTATTGGTGTGTGCCATACATCAGCAGTAAGGTACAGAGTCAGAGCATAGTCTATCAACTACATTCAGATATTAAGCGTTTACATGTTTTCAGTTATTCAGTTTAGCATGGTAGCTGATGCTCTTAacgctagagagagatggttgagaATAAAACATCCTTAACATAACCACACGTAGACGCACATGAATCCCAACTTCCACGTAAGTCATATTTTCACTTGCGTTGATATCTATGGGAGGCTAAGTGGAAGTTTAACTTGAAGTGCAATTTAGGATTCGTTCAGTTAGAAAGCGGCTGGTGTTTTAAGGCATTTTGACAACACTATAGCATTCattccttgttttgttttgtattatttgtCGGTTTTGGTTTTGCGTGGCAATGGGTATTCGAAAACAGCTCTATTTTGTACACGAAAAGTTGTTTTTGTCGCACATGCATTTTAGAAAAGTTTGGCAgtgctgcagtagtagtagtgaggtttGTTGTAGAGGCTTGTTGCAATGGTATTTAGAAACCTTTGACCCTCTTGATTATGTTGAAGTCATAGCTATTCTAAACTTATACCTGTGGTTGTGTACAAGGCTACTTGTATCTGTACTTGTCGATGTAGCTGTGCTTGTACTTGCAACCAGTTTTCCTTTGTAAATTTCCTTTACATTGGAGCTCAAGAATTAAGGAAACGGTAGGCCAAACTTTCTGATTTTCCCAACCTGATTCCCCACTATGAGTTATCCTAGGAAACTGTCCACATATACAAACACATACAActccagacactcagacacttagTAACGCAAGCCTCGTGTAAAACAACGGCAACCACATCTCCACCAATCAACAGCTTTCTGTAGTTTGTTGTACAATCAGTGGTTTCCATTCGCAGGGTGAGTGAGTGCAGCCGGTCAGGGCTTAGAGGGCCGTGGCAGAAAGTCAGACAGACATAGATACAGAGGTAGCCTATTTCCAGATTTGTTtgtgctctcttgccaactctaTGTCAATGACAGACAATGAGTTGGCAACATAGCAGAAATAGACTGGCACTCAAGCTAAGATACAGAGGTAAGAAGACAGAAGTAGTTGTGTTGAAACCTGGACAGTGCACAAGAAGGAAACAAAAGGGCTGCCTAGTTCCTTTACATACAGATTTCTATTGGTGAGATCATTCATAATCATTTACAACAGACATAATAATTCCGTCATGGCCGTATTTTTCAGAGGTCATGGTGCTTTAAAAGCATCATGGTCCGGTCCATTTTTCTGGACTAttggtttgtttttgtttacttgTTTGTTTGGCTTGTTAGTTGTTGTGTTCCTAAGGCGTAGTGTCGTGATGTGGTACTGTTCGGAGGCTGGACGTCGCTGTTAATTCAAACGGGCTTCAGGAGTCCGCAATGGAACGTGGGAAATGGAGTTTATGCATACCATTCTGTCCGTCACACCCTATTGGACCATGTAGAATCCCATGCATTCATGCTAAAACGTCATTCGCTATCTACGCATTCTCTATTTGATTGATTGAGCCTGTCGCGAGAAAGGGAATTTAAAGGTAGCTcatcttctctcgctctctcgctctctctctctccctctctgtttaatttcctttctccctgtttctcagaGTCCCACACCTCCTACTTTTCTTTCCACTTCTCCCATTGCCCCTTTTCTTGTAACCAGTCATGGCCTGCACAAACTGATCGACAGTAAAAATGAAATCACATCTAGATCGATATATAAGTGCCCTGAATATGACCTTCATCATGACGAACATCCTCATCATTCGCAGAAGCATCACACAAGAGCCAAGCAGTGTAGCTGAGGACAATGTCAGCAGCGTGTGTCGAAGTCACATCCTGTCTAAATGATGGAATTCATCTCAAGTCTAACCTACTGGCCAACTAAGCACGTACAATCTCATGTTCTAAAACGAGTGTTGTGTACATGGCATGTAAAACACTGGCAATGAAGTGTGGAACCTAGTATCCCATTGATTTCCTACTATATGTTATGAGTGTGTGAAAATGAAGTATGGCCCTCTAACAATCTGTCACCATGCAAGCTTGAGATATGCTACATACATCATGCAAATAACAGTTTGATTATTAGCTAGTTTCACTttcaggctgaaatttcaggcggtctatTCAAACAGCAGTCAgcgcttacactaaaagggcattatcataattttcacaatttcactgaattattccaacctcagtgtgtaaacatttataaaacaccGGAAAATCACGTTTCTGACTGGACTGGGCCTTTATAGAAGTTTGATTAATTGACACGAAGAGCAATCTTGGAGAGTAATTCTGCTTTGGATGGAACCATTGTTGGTTGAGCTCTGGTTCTGGAGTAGAAGGAGTGGCGGTTTAAACAACGCGCTGTTGTCATGTCGTCATGCAGATTTGAGTGGACCGGGATCATAAGGCAGATGCTATTGACAGTGACGAGACCAGGGTACGAACAAGCCTTTTAGATATAATCTGATTTTGTTACTCGTGATGTTTTGTctgaaaaaaagaagaagaatttTATCTGCATTGCATTGAAACTCAGAGTTCGCAATATTGTCTGCGTTGTAGATAAGGCAAAAATGGCTCAGCAAGATCACAGATCTTTTTGGTTTTCTGCTGAGTTTGAATAACTGTGTGCTCCTTTAACAAACTTGATCGATCTCTAGCTCTCACCTCCGTACCATACAAGTGCTTTCATTCATATTGTGTTATGTGGATGTAGTAGACGTATTAACAACAGTTAACAAGCTGATATGCATTGGATTTTTGTTTTCCGTGCACAAATTCAAACTCTCGCGCACacatccccccccctcccccccatggAATGTGTATAGAGAATATTATCATAGGCGGTGGCAGTGGTGCATGATTATTTCTTGAACTGAATGACATCTATCACAGCTCGGTGCCAAACTAGCCTGGCGTCCCAAACTGATTTAGCTGTGTTTCACTGTTGTTTCTAGTGAGCACAGCATTCAGTCTGGTTAAACCAGGCTAGTGCCATACAATAGCGCGAGCTCAAAGTGAGAGTAAACTGTTGGGAGTATTGTACTGAACTGTATGTTCCTATCACCATAATAACCTACGTGTCTCCTGATAGGGCCAGAAGTGTGCCTGTAACTACTTTGTTATTGTCATAGTAAGAGAGTAGAGTGGAGAGAAGTACAGTGATTGGTTGTTGGATAGTGGTAGGttacacagtagtagtagtagagtctAAACTATAACGGATTCCCCTCTGAGAATACCCCTgtgaagggggggagggggatggggagtaggagggaggggatggaaggTGGAAGGTTAAACCTAAGGGAAGGGGAGATTCTAGTTTTTCTGGTTGGTGGGGTTGGCGTCGCTGGACTCCTTCTGGTCTCCGTCGTTGGACCCCTTGCCAGACTTGCTCTGCCCATCCTCCTGGTCCTTTCCCTCGTCCTTCTTGGATCCTCCAGAGATGGTGGTGTACCTGGTGGTCTGGTTGTAGCTGCCCATGCTGGGCAAGTCCACGTCGCCGGAGGAGGTCATGTCGGAGGACCTCATGTTGGAGGACCTCATCTCGGAGGACCTCATGCCGAAGGACCTCATCTCGGAGGACCTCATGTTCATGCTGGGGCTGGAGTAGGTGATGCCTGTGCTGATGCGGGTCTCTTCCCCTTCCAGGAGTTTcctgaggagagggggggaagtGTTAGGGAGGGAGtgtgacggagggagggagggatgggggagaagaAAGCAGgggcagaggggagaggaaggagagatgtagaTAAAGAGATAgcgggaggggaggaagggggagagatagGGTTGGTTAAAAACAGGTTAAAATATAAACGAGTCACGTGACCAGCCCATGCTACCCCAGGAGAGTAATGCTAAGTCACCCCAGGGCGTGTGGCTAATGACTTCCTAATCTGTCATTGATTGATCAGGATCTTTAAAGTGATCCTGATCAAGTGTTGGTCATGCAGGTATTTAGGCATGACATTTTCAAGCTTAATAAATCTACTGTAACTTTATGAAAGCTAGGATGTCAATTTGTATGTTACAGTAATACATCATTGCGATGTTATGATTACAATGATGAATGTTATGATTATAATGATGCATACAAGCTGTGTAAAAGCATGACTGTAAGTGGCTTTTGgtaaaaacatctgctaaattgCATATATTATATATGATTATATTAAGTACCTGTATGCAGCAATTTCAATATCCAGCGCCATCTTGACATTCAACAGGTCCTGGTACTCCCGCAGGTGACGGGCCATCTCGCTCTTAGTGGTCCTCAGGTCATTGTCCAGCTCGGCCATGTTGTCCTGTTAACATATTGAAGTAGAAAACAAATTGTGAAACAGTGGCGACCCTAAAAGTGAATTGTGTTGATATAGGCTATGTtttaatatagcctacctttTTTTCTGAGAGTTGGTGATGTCTGACTCAAGAGAATAACGATAACAATAACATTATAAATTCGATTTTAAATAACCAAGAACAGGCCGCTCTCCAAAGAATATTTCATCACTATGTACAGAGACGCACTAACGCCAAATAAAATACGGTTATAAGAGAGCATTCAATGAGTTTCTCAGTTACTAAGTACAACACAAAGCAGTTACAATGAGAGGCGCGTAAAACAGTAAAACAATTTAATAGCTCTAAAATAATGTTATATAGCAAAATTCCCCACTTTTATTAGAAAATAAATTGTGATTTTCTTTTAatcagaattattattattttgcacATGGTTAAATGCAACATCTTTCCAAACTAAACAGTTCTTTAACTCTTGCTTAATCCTGGACATGTTTGTAAACAAACTGCAAGAAAGATAAGCTCACATTTGAGCTTTTAAGTGTATTTAAACTAAACAAATAATTTCTTACCTGGTACTGGCCAATCTCCTGGTTGTGCCTCTCCTCCATCTCGTTGAGCTGCCTTTCCAGGGACTCGTTGGTTCCCCTCTGACTCTCGATCTCGATGGTCTTGGACTGGAGCTGCCTCCTGAACTCGTTGAGTTCCTCCCGGCTGGCGCGCATCGCCTCCTGGCTACGGGTGGCCTGCTCGTTGAGGTCAACGAACTTCGACTTGTACCACTCCTCGGCGGACTGGAGGTTCTTGGAGGCCATGGACTCGTACTGGCCTCGGATCTCCTTCAGGGCAGAGGTGAGGTCAGGTTTGGAGACCTCCATCTCCACGGACACCTGGGCGGCTTGGATCATGTTCATGAGCTCGGCCACCTCCTCCTCGTGCACCTTCCTCATGAAGTTGATCTCGTCGAGGAGGGATTCtaccttcttctccaggtctaaACGCACCATGGTGGCGTCGTCCACGTCCTTCTTGAACGCCTTGAGGGTCTGCTCGGCTTCCTCCCGCAGGCGGTACTCGTCATCGTATTTGCCGCGGAGCTTCTGCAGGTCCTCCTCGATGTTGTCACGCTCGATGAGGATCTGGGACTTCTCGCCGTTCACCTCATCGAGCTGGGAGCGCAGCTCGCGGATCTCCTGCTGGTACAGGTCAGCCAGGCGCGAGGGCTCCGTCTGCCTCTGACGCAGGGTCACCAGCTCGGTCTCGAGCACCTTGTTCTGCTGTTCCAAGTTGCGAACCTTGTCGATGAACATGGCAAAGCGGTCATTGAGCCCCATCATCTGCTCCTTCTCGTTGGTGCGGATGATTTTGAACTCATTGTTGAGCACCGTGCTCTGGGCGAAATCCAAGTTCTCCATCGGCATGGGCATCTGCGAGTAGGACCGGCCAGAGGACCTCTTCTGGTGGAAAGAGGAGCCCAGGTTAGAGCCCATGCTCCGGGACTGAGAGTGGGACCGGTAACCGCCGCTGCGTAAAGAGGCATTGCTCATCCGGGATGGAGAGCTGGAGTAACGGGGAGACTCCCCGAAAATCTTTCGGTAGGAAGAGGCGGAATTGAAGTCAGATCCGTAGCTCATCTTGGCGAGTGATGAAAGGGAGCAGAGCAGGGGGCGCGTCTCCTTTTTATAGGGGGACCTTCCAACGATCAATAATTAATGCCGGCTGATGTCAACCTCTAGCCTGCCCAACTGGCCACAGCAGATTTCCCAGGTAAAACAACCTCTCATCAAATAACTTAAATATACTGAGTCATTGATTATAAGCACGTTTAAAGGGTTAATAACCACATTTATATTAGTGATTAAACTCACATCTAAGGAGCGGTACCTATTTTGGACGCTAGAGCCGGTAGATGGAACTGTCCGTTTTGGCGCAGTGCTGATTTCAGCAAGAAATATTTTATCTCGTTTTAGCCACTCACCTCTGAGTAAACTATATATAATGTTGTTCTAAACCTGTGCAATTTTAATTCTCAATACTATTGGACTTAGGATGCGTTTGTAGGCTGCCTAACACATTTATTCTGTAGACTAAAACCGGTAGTAATGCTGAAATGTATATTATTTTAGAAAGTGAGCCTGACGTGTTACTGCCATGTGTGAGCTACTCCCATTACTGAAAGTAATAAAGGTCCTTCTACATCATTTGACACTACAATTATGAACCACGAACTATGAAGCGTCTTGTCTCTACGTTAATAGGCCTACATCAGATATTGTCCTGCAGAGGATCCAGCACATTTCTGACATATGGCTAGATTTAGTTTGTAAATATCCCTGTATCATCCTTAGTCATCATGCAGCTTTCCAGAATCAGACCTCTCTCCACACCTCCCATGGAAATGGTTGTGTGATGCTGCCCTCTGTTGACGCAACTCGTACTGCATGGCACCAGAGCTTGGGATGGGACAGCTGCAGCTAAATACAAGGCTAGGTGCATGTggttagatggatggatggatgtagacagtgttggttttatatagcctggtattctAAATTGCGTTAGCAGACATTTATATCTTTAAATATGACATGAGatggatgatagatgatagacagATAGATTCTAATGCCCTGTGGGCAGATTATTCAGCCATCTACTATTGGGTCAATCATACGCTATGGCATTGTTACAGTACATGGATGGTTTGGTAACCTGACAGTGCATCTCACTTTTACATGGTTTGGTAACCTGACGGTGCAGTTCACTGTTACATGGTTCGGTAACCTGACGGTGTAGCTTATTTTTTACATGGTTTGGTAACCTGACGGTGCAGTTCACTGTTACATGGTTTGGTAACCTGACGGTGCAGTTCACTGTTACATGGTTTGGTAACTTGATGGTGCAGTTAGTTCACTGTTACATGGTTTGGTTACTTGATGGTGCAGTTAGTTCACTGTTACATGGTTTGGTAACCGGAGGGTGCAGTTCACTGTTACATGGTTTGGTAACCGGAGGGTGCAGTTCACTGTTACATGGTTTGGTAACTTGACGGTGCAGCTCACTGTTACATGGTTTGGTAACTTGACGGTGCAGTTCACTGTTACATGGTTTGGTAACCTGACGGTGCAGTTCACTGTTACATGGTTTGGTAACCTGACGGTGCAGTTCACTGTTACATGGTTTGGTAACCTGACGGTGCAGCTCACTGTTACATGGTTTGGTAACTTGACGGTGCAGTTCACTGTTACATGGTTTGGTAACCTGACGGTGCAGCTCACTGTTACATGGTTTGGTAACCTGACGGTGCAGCTTAATGTTACATGGTTTGATAACCTGACGGTGCAGTTCACTGTTACATGGTTTGGTAACCTGACGGTGCAGCTCACTGTTACATGGTTTGGTAACCTGACAGTGCAGCTCACTGTTACATGGTTTGGTAACCTGACAGTGCAGCTTAATGTTACATGGTTTGGTAACCTGACAGTGCAACTTAATGTTACATGGTTTGATAACCTGACGGTGCAGCTCAAAGCCCAAATCTTGAGACTGACTAAGACAGCAGGGAAGATTATAGGCATGacacttccctcctctctccaggaCAGGGTCATATCGGACCCCACACATGCACTGAACACAGAGTTCCAGCTGATGCCACCGGGGAGGTGTTATAGGATGCCTAGATGCAGGCTGAACAGAGATAAACATGATTTTTTCCCGTCATTAAAACTGCTAAACAGCAGGGGAGACACAGAGGTAGATTAGGGagacagtaataacagactggagCCTGGCCCTTAGGCCTTCATCACGTGGAACTGCCACCTAGTCACATCCTTGCCTGCCATGGGGGGGGTGGTGTGTTATTCTATCTATGTTGTGTTAATTTATTCTATGCATTTATGTGGAAGCAGCAGCAGTCTCTATTGTCCAAGTCTGCATTGTAGGCCATTTTATTGTAGATCTAGGCCTACTTACTGGAGCCTATTCAGCAAAATAATAGAGAacagagatataaatatataaaaagtATAAATTGTCAATAGATTGATTTGGAAAAACAAATCAAAGTTTGCAATAGTGTTTGCAGTAAAACTTGTGAAATTACGAAATCACAATTGTATTTTTATTCTAAATACATTTAGTGAATGAAAGGAATTGCAACAGTAGTCTCATTGACGGCCCATTGATGATATCAGAATTGTATTCAGCCTAAAATCATCACAGTTCAATAATACAATTTATGTCCCTCCCCCTTACAGCAGAAAAACGCCGCCCACTGCCTCGGTAACAATCCACTGTCAG harbors:
- the LOC106564629 gene encoding glial fibrillary acidic protein encodes the protein MSYGSDFNSASSYRKIFGESPRYSSSPSRMSNASLRSGGYRSHSQSRSMGSNLGSSFHQKRSSGRSYSQMPMPMENLDFAQSTVLNNEFKIIRTNEKEQMMGLNDRFAMFIDKVRNLEQQNKVLETELVTLRQRQTEPSRLADLYQQEIRELRSQLDEVNGEKSQILIERDNIEEDLQKLRGKYDDEYRLREEAEQTLKAFKKDVDDATMVRLDLEKKVESLLDEINFMRKVHEEEVAELMNMIQAAQVSVEMEVSKPDLTSALKEIRGQYESMASKNLQSAEEWYKSKFVDLNEQATRSQEAMRASREELNEFRRQLQSKTIEIESQRGTNESLERQLNEMEERHNQEIGQYQDNMAELDNDLRTTKSEMARHLREYQDLLNVKMALDIEIAAYRKLLEGEETRISTGITYSSPSMNMRSSEMRSFGMRSSEMRSSNMRSSDMTSSGDVDLPSMGSYNQTTRYTTISGGSKKDEGKDQEDGQSKSGKGSNDGDQKESSDANPTNQKN